The genomic segment GGTAGCCGACCCGCCGGAACTCGTTCGTACGGAACGAACCGCCGCCCGCGACCTCGAAGAGCGCGGTCGCGTTGGAGAAGTCGTTGCCGAACTGGCTGACGTCCTTGTCGAACACGCCGTCCCCGCGCCCGTCCACGACCCCGATCGCCGACACGCTCACCGCGTGCGTCTGCCAGGCGCCCAGCACCCCGCCCACCGAGTGCGTCGGATACAGCAGCGGGGGATAGCTGGCGGTCTGCTTCCAGTTCTCGCCGCCGCTGTACTGGTAGGCCTCGTAGAACCCGAGGTCCATGTCGTGGACGTAGTCGCCCTCGGCGTAGAAGATCCGCCCGAACGCGCCCTTGGCGATCTGGTTGCGGGCGTGCACGGTCGCCGGGTTGTACTGGCTGGTCTCACCCATCATGTACGTCAGCCCGGTCGCCCTGACCGCGTCGATGATCGCCGCTATCTCGTCGGCGGTGATCGCCATGGGGACCGCGGAGTACACGTGCTTGCCGGCGCCCAGGCCCTGGAGCACCAGCGGCCCGTGGGTCCATCGCTGGGTGAAGATCGCGACCGCGTCGACCGCCGGCGACTCCAGCATCGCCTCGTACGACGGGAAGGTGCCGGCCAGCCCCTGGGCGGCCGCGAGTTCTTCGGCCCGCTCGGGCAGCAGGTCCGTGACATAGACGTCGCCGACGCCTGGGTGGGCCTGGAACAGCGTGGCGAACTGGCCGGAGAACTGGCCGGCGCCGACGATGCCGAGGGAGAACGTCATGGAGGGAATGTCCTTCGCTGGTCGAGTGACGGGTCGAGTGACGGGTCGGGGTCCGGCCGCGGTCACTGGTCGAGAATGAGGTTGATCTGGTCGTTGGTGTCGTCGAGGCCGCTCACCGGAGCGCCGTTGCCGTAGATGTCCTCCATCGCGGGCTGCATGAGCGCGGTGACGTCCGCGGCGTAGTTGGTGATCGGGTAGGAGAAGGTCCGGAAGTTCTCCTTGTCGGCCACCGGTTCGGTGAAGGCCGAGACGTCGAGGCCCTTCTTCTCGTACGCGGCGACGGCGGCCTCGGTGCCGGCCGGGGTGGCCGGGAAGACGACCCCGTACCGGCCCACGACGGTCTGGCAGGCGTCGGAGGCCAGATACGCCACCCACTTCCGGGCGCCCGGCTTGTTCTCGGAGGCCTTGGTGATGGAGTCGGCGAGGCCGTTCATCATGGTGGCGCGCTCGCCGGTGGGGCCGGCCGGGGTGACGGCCGTGCCGATGTCCCTGCCCTTGAAGCCGTCGTAGGTGGAGATCATCCAGGCGCCGTCGAAGGTGACGGCGGCCTTGCCCGCGGCGATCTGGGTGTTGGCCTGGTTGGACTGGACGTTGTAGTCGGCGAAGGGAACCATGTAACCCTTCTCCGCCAGCCCGAAGTACCACTTGACCACGGACTGGAAGGTCTCGCTGTCGTACTGGTACTGCGTGCCCCAGCGCGCCTTGTCCGTGTAGCTCCACCCGGCCGAGCCGGTGAAGGGGCTCCACTGGGTCTGCCCGTCGGCGTACCCGCCGCCGTTGCTGGCCAGGCCGTACACCTTGACGTCGTGCTTGTCGAAGCCGGGCTCGTCGCCCCGCCTGCCCCTGCCGTCGACGGTGAGATGGGCGATG from the Streptomyces sp. NBC_00310 genome contains:
- a CDS encoding Gfo/Idh/MocA family protein, whose translation is MTFSLGIVGAGQFSGQFATLFQAHPGVGDVYVTDLLPERAEELAAAQGLAGTFPSYEAMLESPAVDAVAIFTQRWTHGPLVLQGLGAGKHVYSAVPMAITADEIAAIIDAVRATGLTYMMGETSQYNPATVHARNQIAKGAFGRIFYAEGDYVHDMDLGFYEAYQYSGGENWKQTASYPPLLYPTHSVGGVLGAWQTHAVSVSAIGVVDGRGDGVFDKDVSQFGNDFSNATALFEVAGGGSFRTNEFRRVGYPSQIRESRFRFFGTDASMEQLATVAFWQDKKGVEDISELLAPKPTLSPDDPSLQHIAPDLRAAFTSGSAPVHDRARLPREFDELHNGHEGSHHFLVDDFVTAVNTRTLPSVNAWVAARYTLPGIVAHESARQGGVRLEIPDFGDAPEA
- a CDS encoding ABC transporter substrate-binding protein — encoded protein: MRLRTLTAWAGALTLSLVTGCAQGDGTGASSNTVTYWLWDANQLPAYQACAKGFEQENPGLKVKITQLGWSDYWTKLTAGFIAGTQPDVFTDHIQKFGQFADLRVLEPLDDLGIEDSDYQPGLAANWIGQDGHRYGAPKDWDTVALFYDKERVKEAGLSADELNDLSWNPEDGGSFEKAIAHLTVDGRGRRGDEPGFDKHDVKVYGLASNGGGYADGQTQWSPFTGSAGWSYTDKARWGTQYQYDSETFQSVVKWYFGLAEKGYMVPFADYNVQSNQANTQIAAGKAAVTFDGAWMISTYDGFKGRDIGTAVTPAGPTGERATMMNGLADSITKASENKPGARKWVAYLASDACQTVVGRYGVVFPATPAGTEAAVAAYEKKGLDVSAFTEPVADKENFRTFSYPITNYAADVTALMQPAMEDIYGNGAPVSGLDDTNDQINLILDQ